One genomic region from Candidatus Neomarinimicrobiota bacterium encodes:
- the rsxC gene encoding electron transport complex subunit RsxC, with amino-acid sequence MKLLTFRKGVHPKEFKELTEHKKIERFPTPREVFIPLFQHVGSPAKPIVEKGMDVKKGQVIGESSGFISGYIHASITGKVKTVDTFLHPLGYSDKMVHIVATEEGESKVIEEKRDLDKLSGDDIVSIIEKAGIVGLGGAAFPTHVKLSPTRNKKIDTFILNGCECEPYLTTDYRMMIEFPEKIIKGIQIIMKALGIRKSYIGIENNKLEAIQIINGYIKDYDNIEVSVLKTKYPQGAEKMLIKAILNREVPAGGLPMDVGVIVNNVGTVAAIHDAVVYGKPLIERVVTITGDGIKEPKNLLIPIGTLVKDVIEYCGGLTGNKIKVIMGGPMMGIALGSLDVPIIKGTSGILCLKDDKGFVEKVYPCIQCGNCVSVCPMFLIPTRIAHFSKKALYKEANDYGILNCIECGSCSYVCPSHIPLVQYIKIGKFMVNRLNKKE; translated from the coding sequence ATGAAATTACTGACTTTCAGGAAAGGTGTGCATCCTAAGGAATTTAAAGAGTTAACGGAACATAAAAAAATTGAGAGATTTCCAACACCGAGGGAAGTATTTATCCCGTTGTTTCAACATGTTGGTAGTCCGGCTAAACCTATAGTAGAAAAAGGAATGGATGTCAAAAAGGGACAGGTGATAGGGGAGTCATCTGGTTTTATTTCAGGCTATATACATGCAAGCATAACGGGAAAAGTGAAAACAGTGGATACTTTTCTTCATCCTCTTGGTTATTCTGATAAAATGGTTCATATAGTTGCAACTGAAGAAGGTGAATCAAAAGTTATTGAAGAAAAAAGAGATTTGGATAAACTCTCTGGTGATGATATAGTATCGATAATAGAGAAAGCTGGTATAGTTGGACTTGGCGGTGCAGCTTTTCCAACGCATGTCAAACTCAGTCCTACAAGAAATAAAAAGATTGATACCTTTATATTAAACGGCTGTGAATGCGAACCCTATCTTACAACTGATTACAGGATGATGATTGAATTCCCGGAGAAAATTATCAAAGGCATACAGATAATCATGAAAGCTCTTGGTATCCGGAAGTCCTATATTGGAATAGAAAATAATAAACTTGAGGCAATTCAGATTATAAACGGTTATATAAAGGACTATGATAATATTGAAGTATCTGTTTTAAAAACAAAGTATCCGCAAGGTGCCGAAAAGATGCTGATAAAAGCCATCCTGAATAGGGAAGTCCCAGCAGGCGGATTACCGATGGATGTAGGTGTTATTGTGAATAATGTTGGTACTGTTGCTGCAATTCATGACGCTGTAGTGTATGGGAAACCACTTATCGAGAGAGTTGTGACTATTACAGGTGATGGAATAAAAGAGCCCAAAAACCTTTTAATACCAATAGGTACACTAGTGAAAGATGTTATAGAATACTGCGGTGGACTTACAGGGAATAAAATAAAAGTTATAATGGGTGGTCCTATGATGGGGATTGCACTTGGAAGTCTTGATGTACCAATAATAAAGGGTACAAGTGGTATTTTATGCTTAAAGGATGATAAGGGATTTGTTGAAAAGGTTTACCCCTGCATTCAGTGTGGAAACTGTGTCAGCGTATGTCCTATGTTTCTAATCCCTACAAGAATTGCTCATTTTTCTAAGAAGGCTCTTTATAAGGAAGCGAACGATTATGGGATATTAAACTGTATTGAATGTGGTTCATGCAGCTATGTATGTCCATCCCATATTCCTTTGGTTCAATATATTAAAATTGGAAAGTTTATGGTCAATAGACTAAATAAGAAAGAGTAA
- a CDS encoding ECF transporter S component: MAVQEKILSKTKSIAFIGLFIALILGLGYSLIMVPNVEMIIAMIFISGVLMGKLKGAIIGLIGEFLFSALNPFGSGLMFPPLIVLQSVSGAIIGFTGGLLSKRVLKGDYKKISIIIGLIGLLLTLFYDVATTIAYPITAGFDAKGIIAVIIAGVGFSIIHIVSNTIIFALIVPYISRILYRAIFINYSEN, from the coding sequence TTGGCAGTGCAGGAAAAAATTTTATCAAAGACAAAAAGTATAGCGTTTATAGGGTTATTTATAGCCTTAATTTTAGGATTGGGCTATTCATTGATAATGGTGCCAAATGTTGAGATGATAATTGCTATGATTTTTATATCTGGTGTCTTGATGGGAAAATTAAAGGGCGCTATTATAGGATTAATAGGTGAATTTTTGTTCTCTGCATTAAATCCCTTCGGTTCAGGTTTGATGTTTCCACCTCTTATTGTCCTTCAATCAGTCTCTGGTGCAATTATTGGATTTACAGGGGGATTATTATCCAAAAGAGTATTAAAGGGTGATTATAAGAAAATATCAATAATTATAGGGTTGATTGGGCTACTTCTCACTTTGTTTTACGACGTAGCAACAACAATTGCGTATCCCATTACTGCTGGTTTTGACGCAAAAGGTATAATAGCGGTGATTATAGCAGGTGTTGGATTCAGTATCATTCATATTGTCTCAAACACTATAATATTTGCTCTTATTGTACCATATATTTCAAGAATTTTATACAGGGCAATTTTTATTAATTACAGTGAAAATTAA
- a CDS encoding HD domain-containing protein produces MERKYINELKEGDKFVGYFLVKKKELKVAKNENLYLDLELVDKTGSINAKVWDNSERINDYINRGDIIGVVGFVERFRDNVQVKLERVKKIEPDRLAEKNITYEDFIMTTSRNIDEMWDEIMDSIESISNQALKELLKRIYIKYEKSLKSFPGSMKLHHAYRGGLLEHIYITLKIVDAVSEIYKGEIDRDLLIAGILVHDIGKIRELSGEIFPEYTDEGNFLGHVVLGRDILLEEIKKIKNFPELLKLKLEHIILSHHGKFEWQSPKEPAFIEAQIVHQIDEMDTRLYQMKNSIICDSSSGNWTSKNNYFHRALFKGEYKRTTEDVAVMDSNVIIDKGNEEGDEGRTLDKKRDKTEKTQGGLFGE; encoded by the coding sequence GTGGAAAGGAAATACATAAATGAATTAAAAGAAGGCGATAAATTCGTAGGGTATTTTCTGGTAAAAAAGAAGGAATTAAAAGTAGCGAAGAATGAAAATTTGTATCTTGATCTTGAACTTGTTGATAAGACAGGTTCAATAAATGCTAAGGTGTGGGATAATTCAGAACGGATAAATGATTATATAAATAGAGGTGATATAATAGGAGTTGTTGGATTTGTTGAAAGATTCAGGGATAATGTTCAAGTGAAGCTGGAGAGAGTGAAAAAGATTGAGCCTGACAGATTGGCAGAAAAAAATATTACCTATGAAGATTTTATAATGACTACAAGTCGTAATATTGATGAAATGTGGGATGAAATTATGGATAGTATCGAAAGTATCAGTAATCAGGCTTTGAAAGAGCTTTTAAAAAGGATTTATATAAAATATGAAAAGAGTCTTAAATCATTTCCTGGTTCAATGAAACTACATCACGCATATAGAGGGGGACTACTTGAGCATATTTATATAACATTGAAAATAGTAGATGCTGTTAGTGAAATATACAAAGGGGAAATTGATCGTGACTTGCTTATTGCAGGGATATTGGTTCATGATATAGGCAAGATAAGAGAATTGTCAGGAGAAATCTTTCCAGAATATACCGATGAGGGGAATTTTCTCGGTCATGTGGTGCTGGGTAGAGACATACTACTGGAAGAGATAAAAAAAATTAAAAACTTTCCAGAGTTGCTAAAGCTTAAACTTGAGCATATTATCCTTTCTCATCACGGTAAGTTCGAGTGGCAATCTCCAAAGGAACCAGCGTTTATTGAAGCACAGATTGTACATCAGATAGATGAGATGGATACAAGATTGTACCAGATGAAAAATAGCATAATCTGTGACTCAAGTTCAGGAAACTGGACATCAAAAAATAATTATTTCCATCGTGCATTGTTTAAAGGGGAATACAAAAGGACTACGGAGGATGTTGCGGTAATGGATAGCAATGTTATTATAGACAAAGGTAATGAAGAGGGAGATGAAGGAAGAACCTTAGATAAAAAAAGGGATAAGACAGAAAAGACTCAGGGTGGATTGTTCGGAGAATAG
- a CDS encoding DUF2459 domain-containing protein, translating into MKRYSLDVTDKIPIIVFSLGWHTGITIEYKCIPKRYKKYFDDFRDYKYIEISWGDAKFYQDRSPRINYLLAARAILLPTHGILHITGFNLSIELFYKYCSIKKINITNSDFKKMMDCITSYFVLNRHYQPIRISQSLYAYGWFYESRGIYIFPITCNVWTALILKKAGLDITPIFYQSATLLMFMLDQIREYSLE; encoded by the coding sequence ATGAAAAGATATTCACTCGATGTAACTGATAAAATTCCCATAATTGTTTTCAGCCTCGGCTGGCATACAGGGATAACAATTGAATATAAATGCATACCTAAAAGATATAAAAAATATTTTGATGATTTTAGAGACTACAAATATATCGAGATAAGCTGGGGTGATGCAAAATTTTACCAGGATCGATCACCGAGGATAAACTATCTCCTTGCTGCAAGGGCGATTCTACTGCCAACACATGGGATACTGCATATTACAGGGTTTAATCTATCTATAGAATTATTTTATAAGTACTGTTCAATAAAAAAGATCAATATTACAAACAGTGATTTCAAAAAGATGATGGATTGCATTACTTCATACTTTGTTTTGAATCGGCATTATCAGCCAATACGAATATCTCAAAGCCTTTATGCCTATGGTTGGTTTTATGAAAGCAGAGGTATTTACATCTTTCCGATAACATGTAATGTTTGGACGGCACTTATATTAAAAAAAGCCGGACTTGATATAACCCCTATATTTTATCAATCAGCAACACTATTGATGTTTATGTTGGATCAAATCCGTGAATATTCACTGGAATAA
- the ribD gene encoding bifunctional diaminohydroxyphosphoribosylaminopyrimidine deaminase/5-amino-6-(5-phosphoribosylamino)uracil reductase RibD, with protein MNEHEILMKKALKLAEKGRGYTSPNPVVGAVIVKKGKIISEGYHDTFGKPHAEVIALQKAGEEAFGATLYVNLEPCCFSGKTPPCTQAIINAGIKKVVVGTIDPNPRVNGKGIKILKENGIEVVVGVLEKESKEINKGFFKYITKKLPYITLKFAMTLDGFIADVSGNSKWISSDKSRILVKTKRKSYDAIMVGIGTVLKDNPELLPAEKDGFIPYRVIIDDLLNIPITARLLNDNFRKRTIIVTKNVAKNKKINELKGRGVKIVISKENDFGWIDLNDALKKLADFGITSIYCEGGSQLAGSLINENLVDEIEIFIAPKIIGKGINFVSGFCKSIDEYIKLKFTNVEKIEEDLHIIGKFN; from the coding sequence ATGAATGAACATGAAATTCTGATGAAAAAAGCACTAAAGCTGGCTGAAAAAGGACGAGGTTATACAAGTCCAAATCCTGTAGTAGGCGCTGTGATTGTAAAAAAAGGCAAAATAATTAGCGAAGGTTATCACGATACCTTTGGCAAGCCACATGCCGAGGTAATAGCTTTGCAGAAGGCTGGAGAAGAAGCATTCGGTGCCACCTTATACGTTAACCTTGAGCCATGCTGTTTTTCTGGTAAGACACCTCCCTGCACTCAGGCTATTATTAATGCAGGGATAAAAAAGGTTGTTGTAGGGACAATTGACCCTAATCCCCGAGTAAATGGGAAAGGTATAAAAATTTTAAAAGAAAATGGTATTGAAGTAGTCGTCGGAGTTCTTGAGAAAGAGTCAAAGGAAATAAATAAGGGGTTTTTTAAATATATAACAAAAAAACTTCCATACATAACCTTAAAATTTGCCATGACACTCGATGGATTTATTGCCGATGTTTCTGGAAACAGCAAATGGATATCATCTGATAAATCAAGAATATTAGTAAAAACAAAGCGTAAGAGCTATGACGCTATTATGGTAGGAATTGGTACAGTACTCAAAGACAATCCGGAGCTATTACCCGCTGAGAAAGATGGCTTCATTCCTTATAGGGTTATAATTGACGATCTACTTAATATACCTATTACAGCCAGACTTTTAAACGACAATTTCAGAAAAAGAACCATTATTGTAACAAAAAATGTTGCCAAGAATAAAAAAATAAATGAACTCAAAGGCAGAGGGGTAAAAATTGTAATTTCAAAAGAAAATGATTTTGGATGGATTGATCTGAATGATGCCCTCAAAAAACTTGCAGATTTTGGTATAACTTCTATCTATTGTGAGGGCGGCAGTCAGTTAGCTGGCAGCCTGATAAATGAAAATTTAGTGGACGAGATTGAGATATTTATTGCACCTAAAATAATTGGAAAAGGAATAAATTTCGTATCAGGTTTTTGTAAAAGTATTGACGAATACATTAAACTAAAATTTACAAATGTGGAAAAGATTGAAGAAGACCTGCATATAATAGGGAAATTCAATTAA
- a CDS encoding riboflavin synthase — translation MFTGLIEEIGKIKNLKYIGSLLKVDIESSKCIENLKIGDSISVNGVCLTVTDLGKTSFSSEVSRETVERTTFKIIKKGDYVNLERPLTINEMLGGHLVQGHIDCVVKISNIKNIGESTEFMINIPNDFIEYIVEKGSVALDGISLTVARLIGNNIIISIIPETLKRTTLQYKKKGNYLNLEVDIIAKYVKNFVTKIDSNSLNLGKLKSMGY, via the coding sequence ATGTTCACAGGGTTAATTGAAGAGATAGGTAAAATTAAAAATTTAAAATATATAGGAAGCCTATTAAAGGTTGATATAGAATCATCTAAATGTATAGAAAACCTCAAAATTGGAGACAGTATATCTGTCAACGGAGTATGCTTAACTGTTACAGATTTAGGCAAAACCTCTTTTAGCTCAGAAGTTTCAAGGGAAACAGTTGAAAGAACTACATTTAAAATTATAAAAAAAGGTGATTATGTAAATCTTGAAAGACCTTTAACAATTAATGAAATGCTTGGAGGTCACCTTGTACAGGGACATATTGATTGTGTTGTAAAAATTTCAAATATTAAAAATATTGGGGAATCTACGGAATTCATGATAAATATTCCTAATGATTTTATCGAATATATTGTAGAAAAAGGTTCTGTTGCATTAGATGGTATAAGCCTGACAGTTGCAAGACTTATTGGAAATAATATTATAATTTCGATAATACCAGAAACGTTAAAAAGAACAACACTTCAATATAAAAAGAAGGGTAATTATCTCAATCTTGAGGTAGATATTATTGCTAAATATGTTAAAAATTTCGTAACAAAAATTGATTCTAATTCACTAAATTTAGGCAAATTAAAATCTATGGGTTATTAG
- a CDS encoding bifunctional 3,4-dihydroxy-2-butanone-4-phosphate synthase/GTP cyclohydrolase II — protein sequence MVINKIEEAIEEIKKGNIVIIVDDESRENEGDMVMAASKITPEKVNFITKYARGLLCVGITENIAKQLYLNPMVEENTALHKTRFTVSVDAIKGTTTGISAYDRAITIKKLADPKAKPDDFARPGHIFPIVAVEGGVLRRAGHTEASVDIVKLAGLYPVSALCEIMDEDGNMARGESLIKLANTHNLKTITIADLIEYRRRKEKLINRISEATLPTKYGTFNIILYQDSAKGDEHIAMVMGKVDDGNPILVRVHSECFTGDVLGSMRCDCGDQLHKALEMISNEGKGVLLYLKQEGRGIGLKHKLQAYQLQDKGLDTVEANVKLGFKPDLRDYGIGAQILVDLGIKKMRLLTNNPRKIVGLEGYGLEVVERVPIEVPPNPINIEYLKTKRDKLGHLILNKNDKESHGKKH from the coding sequence GTGGTAATAAACAAAATCGAAGAAGCAATTGAAGAAATAAAAAAAGGGAACATAGTAATCATCGTTGATGATGAAAGCCGGGAAAACGAAGGCGACATGGTAATGGCAGCTTCCAAAATAACACCGGAAAAAGTTAATTTTATAACAAAATACGCTCGAGGGTTGCTCTGTGTTGGTATCACTGAAAATATAGCGAAACAGCTCTATCTTAATCCCATGGTAGAAGAAAATACAGCCCTACATAAAACAAGATTCACCGTAAGCGTCGATGCAATAAAAGGTACTACGACAGGTATATCCGCATATGATAGAGCGATTACAATAAAAAAACTTGCCGACCCAAAAGCAAAACCCGATGATTTTGCAAGGCCAGGTCATATATTTCCAATAGTAGCAGTCGAAGGGGGAGTACTACGAAGAGCAGGGCATACAGAAGCGTCAGTGGATATTGTAAAGCTAGCTGGGCTCTATCCTGTAAGTGCCCTATGTGAGATAATGGATGAAGATGGCAATATGGCTCGCGGTGAGTCTTTAATAAAATTGGCAAATACACATAACCTAAAAACAATAACAATAGCAGATCTAATTGAATATAGAAGAAGAAAAGAAAAATTAATTAATAGAATCAGTGAAGCAACACTGCCAACAAAATATGGTACTTTTAATATTATTCTGTATCAGGATAGTGCAAAAGGTGATGAGCATATTGCAATGGTTATGGGAAAAGTAGACGATGGAAATCCTATTCTCGTAAGAGTTCATTCAGAGTGCTTTACGGGAGATGTTTTAGGTTCAATGAGATGCGATTGTGGTGATCAATTGCATAAAGCACTTGAAATGATTAGTAATGAGGGTAAAGGAGTGCTATTATATCTAAAACAGGAAGGAAGAGGTATCGGATTAAAACATAAATTGCAAGCATATCAGCTTCAGGATAAGGGACTTGATACTGTAGAAGCCAATGTAAAACTGGGATTCAAGCCCGATTTGAGGGACTATGGTATAGGAGCTCAGATATTGGTTGATCTCGGCATAAAAAAAATGAGACTCCTAACAAACAATCCAAGGAAGATAGTCGGACTTGAAGGATACGGATTGGAGGTCGTTGAAAGAGTACCAATTGAGGTACCACCAAACCCTATAAATATAGAATATTTAAAAACTAAACGAGACAAACTTGGTCATCTTATTCTTAATAAAAACGATAAGGAGAGCCATGGTAAAAAACATTGA
- a CDS encoding 6,7-dimethyl-8-ribityllumazine synthase, producing the protein MVKNIEGRYFGEKLKIALIASRFNETITKKLIEGAVDCLTRHGTDNKDIHIVWVPGAFEIPKTAKEVAESGLYDGVICLGAVIRGATPHFDYIAAETAKGIAKVGIEADVPIIFGVLTTDTIEQALERAGTKAGNKGWDAALNLLEMVDLFKQLRELKHK; encoded by the coding sequence ATGGTAAAAAACATTGAGGGAAGATATTTTGGAGAAAAGCTTAAAATCGCCCTAATTGCTAGTCGATTTAACGAAACTATCACAAAGAAACTCATCGAAGGTGCAGTCGATTGTCTAACAAGGCATGGCACTGATAACAAGGATATTCATATTGTTTGGGTACCGGGAGCATTTGAAATCCCTAAGACCGCAAAGGAGGTAGCTGAATCTGGATTATACGATGGTGTGATATGTCTGGGTGCTGTAATAAGAGGAGCCACACCACACTTTGATTATATAGCAGCAGAAACTGCGAAAGGAATAGCAAAAGTGGGGATCGAAGCTGATGTACCAATTATCTTTGGTGTACTCACTACAGATACGATAGAGCAAGCTTTGGAAAGAGCTGGAACAAAGGCTGGTAATAAAGGCTGGGACGCTGCTCTCAACTTACTGGAAATGGTAGATCTATTCAAACAACTCAGGGAATTAAAGCACAAATAA
- a CDS encoding PqqD family protein: MRKGNKGRGKEINLKEIVPRPLVKHEIDSQERVVLLKPKFSRSILKRYLLPIMKRPCYRIHLDEVGSLAWIKIDGKKNAAEIADELYEYFGQKVEPRYQRLGTFLFILKKNKFIDF, encoded by the coding sequence ATGAGGAAAGGAAATAAGGGACGGGGAAAAGAGATAAATTTAAAAGAGATCGTACCCCGTCCCTTAGTTAAACATGAAATAGACTCGCAAGAAAGAGTAGTACTTTTGAAGCCTAAATTTTCCAGAAGCATATTAAAAAGATACCTTTTGCCTATAATGAAAAGGCCTTGTTATAGGATACATCTTGATGAGGTAGGTAGCTTAGCGTGGATTAAAATAGACGGTAAGAAAAATGCTGCTGAAATAGCAGACGAGCTATATGAATATTTTGGTCAAAAGGTTGAACCAAGATACCAACGACTTGGTACGTTCTTATTTATTCTAAAGAAGAATAAATTTATTGATTTTTAA
- a CDS encoding oligopeptide transporter, OPT family: MASKEFKPFVPPETSMRELTFKALFLGVILAIVLGAANAYLGLKAGMTVAATFPAAVISMAFLRPFKGTILEENIARTTGAVGEALAAGAIFTLPAFVMTGVWSDFDYVKSTLLMLVGGVLGVLLVIMLRKTMVEDVSLPYPESRACAEIVKAGQGGQTGAKYVFSSIGIAALIELFKNPNGIQIIKDTVKGYFHFALSKISLLDGKGQILKAFTENKETVTAQFSQKGGIFLQSPAASPAFLGVGYIIGFRLAAITFSGGVFGWLFLMPIVMFLMYNNLLPFTADGSWADIAKSAYSSTVKPIAVGGMLVGAFYTLFKMRKNLANGIKRGVADLKAAGGTKENNVLRTEKDVPFGFVLIAIGVIIICMIFLYQTFTHNIGSSILSAIVMGFAGLLFAAVAGYLVGIIGSSSNPISGLTLSTLLIAAVLMVLIGMKGDPGVAAVLGVASVVCCIAGVAGDMIQDWKVGHILGGTPWKMQIGGLLGVIAAALVLVLPIMLLHKANGIGSEALPAPQAGLMAMMSKGIVAGEMAWPLVIAGMLFSFALILIGSPSPMLIAVGMYLPFNTTSAIFVGGLIKLIVDAVAKKKIESQQDKDTLDNTGLLIASGLVAGEALVGIILAGLVVGNINLRELVGLPVTFHGFWWLGLLVFLFLGYILVRYPYKELIKSKSK, from the coding sequence TTGGCTAGTAAAGAGTTCAAACCATTTGTTCCACCAGAAACCAGTATGAGGGAGCTTACTTTTAAAGCTTTGTTTTTAGGTGTAATTTTAGCAATTGTACTTGGGGCAGCTAATGCATATTTAGGGTTGAAGGCAGGTATGACTGTTGCCGCTACATTTCCCGCTGCTGTTATCTCTATGGCGTTTTTAAGACCTTTTAAAGGAACTATTCTTGAGGAAAATATCGCTAGAACTACTGGAGCAGTAGGGGAGGCATTAGCAGCTGGAGCTATTTTTACGTTACCAGCATTTGTAATGACCGGAGTGTGGAGTGATTTTGATTATGTCAAATCGACTTTGTTAATGCTTGTCGGAGGAGTTCTAGGCGTATTACTTGTCATTATGTTAAGAAAAACGATGGTTGAGGATGTCTCTTTACCATATCCAGAGAGTAGAGCCTGTGCAGAAATTGTAAAAGCCGGGCAGGGTGGACAGACAGGAGCAAAATATGTATTTTCAAGCATAGGTATTGCTGCACTTATCGAACTCTTTAAGAATCCTAACGGAATACAAATTATAAAAGATACTGTGAAAGGGTATTTTCATTTTGCCCTTTCTAAAATTAGTCTGCTGGATGGAAAGGGCCAGATATTGAAAGCTTTTACCGAGAATAAAGAAACAGTAACAGCCCAATTTTCTCAAAAGGGAGGTATATTTCTGCAAAGTCCGGCGGCCTCTCCAGCATTTCTTGGTGTGGGTTATATTATCGGATTCAGGCTTGCAGCAATAACTTTTTCAGGGGGTGTTTTTGGTTGGTTATTTTTAATGCCTATAGTAATGTTTTTAATGTACAATAATTTATTACCCTTCACTGCTGATGGCAGTTGGGCTGATATTGCGAAATCGGCTTATAGCTCTACAGTCAAACCAATAGCAGTCGGCGGTATGCTTGTTGGTGCATTTTACACATTATTCAAGATGAGGAAGAATCTTGCGAATGGGATTAAAAGGGGTGTAGCTGATCTAAAAGCTGCAGGAGGTACAAAAGAGAATAATGTCTTAAGAACTGAGAAAGATGTCCCCTTTGGTTTTGTGCTTATAGCAATAGGTGTTATAATAATTTGCATGATATTTTTATATCAAACATTTACACATAATATTGGATCATCAATATTGTCTGCGATTGTAATGGGTTTTGCTGGATTGCTCTTTGCAGCAGTAGCAGGATATCTGGTTGGTATAATAGGTAGCTCTTCAAACCCGATATCTGGTCTAACTTTATCAACTTTGCTGATTGCTGCAGTTTTGATGGTACTTATTGGTATGAAGGGTGACCCTGGCGTGGCAGCAGTATTGGGGGTTGCGTCCGTAGTTTGTTGTATTGCTGGTGTTGCTGGAGATATGATTCAGGACTGGAAAGTAGGGCATATCCTTGGCGGTACCCCCTGGAAAATGCAGATAGGTGGTCTTCTGGGAGTGATTGCTGCCGCATTAGTGTTAGTATTGCCGATAATGTTACTCCATAAGGCAAATGGAATAGGTAGCGAAGCTTTACCGGCACCGCAGGCAGGCTTAATGGCAATGATGAGTAAAGGGATAGTGGCAGGGGAGATGGCATGGCCACTTGTTATTGCTGGCATGCTGTTTTCATTTGCGCTTATTTTGATTGGTTCTCCATCTCCAATGTTGATTGCAGTTGGGATGTACCTGCCTTTCAATACGACATCAGCTATTTTTGTAGGTGGATTAATAAAACTTATTGTCGATGCAGTTGCAAAGAAAAAAATTGAAAGCCAGCAGGACAAAGATACACTTGACAACACAGGGCTTTTAATTGCTTCGGGTCTTGTAGCCGGCGAAGCGCTGGTAGGCATTATATTAGCTGGTCTCGTAGTGGGAAATATAAATCTTAGAGAATTGGTTGGTCTGCCGGTAACATTTCATGGTTTCTGGTGGCTCGGATTGCTGGTATTCCTATTTCTAGGCTATATTTTAGTTAGATACCCATATAAAGAACTAATTAAATCTAAAAGCAAATAA